In Oscillatoria acuminata PCC 6304, a single window of DNA contains:
- a CDS encoding HypC/HybG/HupF family hydrogenase formation chaperone — protein sequence MCLAIPGQIISISDDAEPLMRSGRVSFGGVVKTVNLAYVPEAQVGDYAIIHVGFALSIIDEDEAQETLDYFKQIQEV from the coding sequence ATGTGTTTAGCAATACCGGGCCAAATTATCAGTATTAGTGACGATGCCGAACCGTTGATGCGATCGGGCAGAGTCAGTTTTGGCGGCGTGGTCAAAACCGTGAATCTCGCCTACGTTCCCGAGGCGCAAGTGGGTGATTATGCGATTATTCATGTGGGGTTTGCCTTGAGTATCATTGATGAGGACGAAGCGCAAGAAACTTTAGATTATTTTAAACAAATCCAAGAGGTCTAA
- a CDS encoding dihydroorotate dehydrogenase-like protein — MDLTTEYLGLQLKSPLMPSAAAPLTEDLDNIKRLEDAGAGAIALHSIFAEQLKIEQHELHHHTISHTESFAEALTYFPDPDTYHVGPETYLEHIRQAKESVEIPIIASLNGYTLGDWVDYSKQIQEAGADALELNIYSIPTDPHLTGAQIEEDYLSIVEAVRADVTIPLAVKLSPYFTNLANMAMRLDKAGANGLILFNRFMQADISPEELEVWPHLVLSHHQESLLPMRWLGLLYGRINADLAATTGIQKGRDAVKMLMVGAKVTQVCSPLLRHGIGHLREIERELVEWLEEHEYHSVKQAIGTMSQMNVADRSAYERAQYMKVIQSFDYDQAIVTASTV, encoded by the coding sequence ATGGATCTGACGACAGAATATCTCGGTTTACAACTAAAATCCCCCTTAATGCCATCGGCGGCTGCCCCCCTCACCGAAGATTTGGATAATATCAAACGGTTAGAAGATGCAGGCGCAGGGGCGATCGCACTCCATAGTATCTTTGCCGAACAACTCAAAATTGAACAACACGAACTCCATCATCACACCATCTCCCATACCGAAAGTTTTGCCGAAGCCCTCACTTATTTCCCCGATCCAGATACCTATCATGTAGGACCGGAAACCTATCTCGAACATATCCGCCAAGCCAAAGAGAGTGTAGAAATTCCCATTATCGCCTCCTTGAATGGTTATACATTAGGCGATTGGGTGGATTATTCTAAACAAATCCAGGAAGCCGGGGCCGATGCTTTAGAGTTAAATATCTATAGTATCCCCACGGACCCTCACTTGACCGGGGCGCAAATTGAGGAAGATTATCTCTCTATTGTAGAAGCCGTTCGCGCTGACGTGACTATTCCCCTGGCGGTGAAACTTAGTCCATATTTCACCAATTTAGCCAATATGGCGATGCGCTTGGATAAAGCCGGTGCCAATGGGTTAATTTTATTTAACCGCTTCATGCAAGCCGATATTTCCCCAGAAGAACTGGAAGTCTGGCCCCATCTGGTGTTAAGTCATCACCAGGAATCCCTACTCCCCATGCGCTGGCTAGGATTGCTCTATGGTCGCATCAATGCTGATCTTGCCGCAACTACCGGCATTCAAAAAGGGCGGGATGCGGTGAAAATGTTGATGGTAGGGGCAAAAGTGACCCAAGTTTGTTCTCCCCTGTTGCGCCACGGCATCGGACATTTGCGGGAAATTGAACGGGAACTGGTGGAGTGGTTGGAGGAACATGAATATCACTCCGTCAAACAGGCGATCGGGACCATGAGTCAGATGAATGTGGCCGATCGCAGTGCCTATGAACGGGCGCAATACATGAAAGTGATTCAAAGTTTCGATTACGATCAGGCGATCGTCACCGCTTCCACCGTCTAA
- the hypA gene encoding hydrogenase maturation nickel metallochaperone HypA yields MHEVSLMENTLNIALDCASAQNASKIHRLKMRVGDLSGVVPDALEFAFDVVTRGTIAEGAKFEIERVPVVCHCSTCDRNFEPIDLFYECPHCHQLTYQIQSGQEIELTSLEVS; encoded by the coding sequence ATGCATGAAGTTAGTTTGATGGAAAATACTTTGAATATTGCTTTAGATTGTGCTTCGGCACAAAATGCCAGCAAAATTCATCGCCTGAAAATGCGAGTGGGGGACTTGTCGGGAGTGGTTCCAGATGCGTTAGAATTTGCCTTTGATGTGGTGACCCGAGGGACGATCGCAGAAGGGGCAAAATTTGAAATCGAACGAGTCCCGGTGGTTTGTCATTGTTCCACCTGCGATCGCAACTTTGAACCCATTGATTTGTTTTATGAATGTCCCCATTGTCATCAACTTACCTATCAGATCCAAAGCGGACAAGAAATCGAGTTAACATCCTTGGAGGTTTCATAA
- the hypB gene encoding hydrogenase nickel incorporation protein HypB, whose amino-acid sequence MCTNCGCSVVGEVGIHTHSHENGHSHSHENGHTHSHENGHHHHHHHDEPHQTIAVGQAVLAKNDRLAERNRGYFMAKNLLVLNVLSSPGSGKTAFLERMVQDIGSRIPTGIIVGDLETDNDAIRLSNSGAAAVQITTGTVCHLESDMVLKAAQQLNLDALDVLVIENVGNLVCPAAYDLGEDLRLVLLSVTEGEDKPLKYPTMFKSAQVVIISKVDIAEAVEFDREKALENIRKIAPQAAIFEVSARKGQGMAEWYGYLEQHLKKSPVSAVS is encoded by the coding sequence ATGTGTACTAATTGCGGATGCAGCGTCGTCGGAGAAGTCGGAATTCATACTCACAGTCATGAAAATGGCCATAGTCACAGTCATGAAAATGGCCATACTCACAGTCATGAAAATGGCCATCACCATCACCATCATCATGATGAACCCCATCAAACCATTGCAGTGGGTCAAGCAGTTTTAGCCAAAAATGACCGCCTTGCCGAACGAAATCGTGGCTATTTTATGGCTAAAAATTTGCTGGTTTTGAATGTGCTTTCTTCTCCGGGTTCTGGGAAAACCGCCTTCTTAGAACGTATGGTTCAGGATATCGGCAGTCGCATTCCCACCGGCATCATTGTCGGAGACTTAGAAACCGATAACGATGCTATTCGACTCAGCAATAGTGGGGCAGCAGCAGTCCAAATTACCACGGGAACTGTCTGCCATTTGGAATCGGATATGGTGTTGAAAGCGGCCCAACAGCTTAATTTAGATGCCTTAGATGTATTAGTGATTGAAAATGTGGGCAATTTAGTTTGTCCTGCTGCTTATGATTTAGGGGAAGATTTGCGCCTGGTGTTGTTGTCAGTGACGGAAGGGGAAGACAAACCCTTGAAATATCCGACCATGTTTAAATCCGCGCAAGTGGTGATTATTAGTAAAGTGGACATTGCCGAAGCGGTGGAGTTTGACCGGGAGAAGGCGTTAGAGAATATTAGAAAAATAGCCCCGCAAGCGGCAATTTTTGAAGTATCTGCCCGCAAAGGACAAGGAATGGCAGAGTGGTATGGATATTTAGAACAGCATTTAAAGAAGTCGCCAGTCAGTGCAGTTTCATGA
- the nifJ gene encoding pyruvate:ferredoxin (flavodoxin) oxidoreductase — protein sequence MSTRTFATLDANEAVARVAYKLNEVIAIYPITPASPMGEWADAWMSEGRPNLWGTIPSVVEMQSEAGAAGTVHGALQTGSLTTTFTASQGLLLMIPNLYKIAGELTCAVIHVAARSLAAQALSIFGDHSDVMAVRSTGFALLCSASVQEAHDFALIAQSATLKSRVPFIHFFDGFRTSHEIQKVELLEDEDLRSLIDDAGVFAHRDRALTPDRPVLRGTAQNPDVYFQARETVNPFYTDCSDIVQQAMDEFGELTGRKYQLFEYHGAPDPSCLVILMGSGCETVHETVDYLNAQGEKVGVLKVRLYRPLDMKRLVAAIPETVKAIAVLDRTKEPGAGGDPLYLDVVTAMHEEWTGDRLPKLVGGRYGLSSKEFTPAMVKAIFDNLSQAKPKNHFTIGINDDVTHTSLDYDPNFSTEPDSVVRAMFYGLGADGTVGANKNSIKIIGEETDNYAQGYFVYDSKKSGAITISHLRFGPQPIRSTYLIEQANFVGCHQWIFLEKLDVLSAAAPGAIFLLNSPYAHEEVWNQLPIETQEKIVRKGLKVYTIDANKVARESGMSGRINTVMQVCFFALAGVLPRDEAIAQIKKAIEKTYGKKGKEIVRMNLQAVDNTLANLFEVTLGQANSSLHKQPAVPDLAPAFVRDVEGKMLVKEGEVLPVSALPCDGTYPTATSKWEKRNIATEIPVWDPDVCVQCGKCIMVCPHAVIRGKVYEPAELANAPATFKATDTKDKDFAGTQFTIQVSPEDCTGCGICVEVCPAKNKSMPSLKAINMEPQIPLREPERENWEFFMNLPNPDRRTLHLDRIRQQQLQEPLFEFSGACAGCGETPYLKLVSQLFGDRSVIANATGCSSIYGGNLPTTPWAQNAEGRGPAWSNSLFEDNAEFGLGFRVSIDKQAQFAGELVQKLSSEIGDNLVTGILNATQKNEADIWEQRDRVAALKEKLQGMNSPDAKQLASLADYLVKKDVWIIGGDGWAYDIGYGGLDHVIASGRNVNILVLDTEVYSNTGGQASKATPRGAVAKFAAGGKPAAKKDLGLIAMTYGNVYVASVAMGARDEHTLKVFLEAEAYDGPSLIIAYSHCIAHGINMTTAMNHQKEMVEAGRWLLYRYNPDLVEQGKNPLQLDMRSPKKGVEYSMYNENRFKMLTKTKPADAKRLLAEAQNDINTRWQMYEYLASRHLETHNGEAAVAPAAPAAPAG from the coding sequence ATGAGTACGAGAACATTTGCGACTTTAGACGCCAACGAGGCTGTTGCCCGCGTTGCGTATAAATTAAATGAAGTCATTGCCATTTATCCGATTACACCCGCTTCACCAATGGGAGAATGGGCCGATGCTTGGATGTCCGAAGGGCGTCCAAACCTCTGGGGGACGATTCCCTCGGTGGTAGAAATGCAAAGTGAGGCGGGGGCGGCAGGGACAGTACATGGGGCCTTGCAAACGGGTTCCCTAACGACAACGTTTACCGCGTCTCAGGGATTGCTGTTAATGATTCCCAATCTCTACAAAATTGCTGGGGAACTCACTTGTGCCGTAATTCATGTGGCCGCCCGATCGCTGGCAGCCCAGGCCCTATCTATTTTTGGCGATCATAGTGATGTAATGGCGGTCCGCAGTACCGGATTTGCCCTATTATGTTCCGCATCGGTCCAGGAAGCCCATGATTTCGCCTTAATTGCCCAATCCGCAACCTTGAAATCCCGCGTTCCCTTCATTCACTTCTTTGATGGGTTCCGGACCTCTCACGAAATCCAGAAGGTCGAACTGTTAGAAGACGAGGACCTGCGATCGCTGATTGATGATGCGGGAGTCTTCGCCCATCGCGATCGCGCCTTAACTCCCGATCGCCCTGTCTTACGGGGAACTGCCCAAAACCCTGATGTCTATTTCCAAGCCCGGGAAACGGTCAACCCCTTCTATACGGACTGTTCCGACATTGTACAACAGGCAATGGACGAGTTTGGGGAACTCACCGGACGCAAGTATCAACTGTTCGAGTATCACGGTGCACCCGACCCCAGTTGCCTGGTTATCTTAATGGGTTCCGGTTGCGAAACCGTCCATGAAACCGTGGATTACCTCAACGCCCAAGGGGAAAAAGTCGGCGTCTTGAAAGTGCGACTGTATCGCCCCTTGGATATGAAACGCTTGGTTGCCGCTATCCCGGAAACGGTTAAGGCGATCGCTGTCTTAGATCGCACCAAAGAACCGGGGGCCGGAGGTGACCCCTTGTATCTGGATGTCGTCACCGCCATGCATGAAGAATGGACGGGCGATCGCTTGCCGAAACTCGTAGGAGGGCGCTATGGCTTATCCTCCAAGGAATTTACCCCAGCAATGGTTAAAGCTATCTTTGATAATCTTAGCCAAGCTAAACCCAAAAATCACTTCACCATCGGCATCAATGATGATGTCACTCACACCTCCCTAGATTACGACCCCAACTTCTCCACGGAACCCGATAGCGTAGTTCGGGCAATGTTCTATGGATTAGGGGCCGATGGCACCGTGGGGGCAAACAAAAACTCCATTAAAATTATTGGAGAAGAAACGGACAATTACGCCCAAGGCTACTTTGTCTATGACTCCAAAAAATCCGGGGCAATTACCATTTCTCACCTCCGATTTGGACCCCAACCCATTCGTTCCACTTACCTAATTGAACAAGCCAACTTTGTCGGCTGTCACCAATGGATTTTCCTGGAAAAATTAGATGTTTTAAGTGCAGCCGCCCCCGGGGCCATTTTCCTCTTAAATAGTCCCTATGCCCATGAAGAAGTTTGGAATCAACTCCCCATTGAAACCCAAGAAAAAATTGTCCGCAAAGGCTTAAAAGTCTATACCATTGATGCCAACAAAGTTGCTCGCGAGAGTGGCATGAGTGGACGGATTAACACGGTGATGCAGGTGTGTTTCTTCGCCTTAGCCGGAGTTCTCCCTCGGGACGAAGCCATTGCCCAAATCAAGAAGGCGATCGAGAAAACCTACGGCAAAAAAGGCAAAGAAATCGTCCGCATGAACCTACAAGCGGTGGATAATACCCTCGCCAACCTGTTTGAAGTTACCCTCGGACAAGCTAACAGTTCCCTGCACAAACAACCCGCAGTTCCCGATTTAGCCCCCGCCTTTGTGCGCGATGTAGAAGGCAAAATGTTGGTAAAAGAAGGGGAAGTGCTGCCCGTGAGTGCTTTACCTTGCGATGGCACCTATCCCACCGCCACCTCCAAATGGGAAAAACGCAATATTGCCACAGAAATCCCCGTTTGGGACCCGGATGTTTGCGTTCAATGCGGCAAATGTATCATGGTTTGTCCCCATGCGGTCATCCGAGGGAAAGTTTATGAACCGGCAGAACTTGCTAATGCACCGGCTACCTTTAAAGCCACGGATACCAAAGATAAAGACTTTGCCGGAACTCAGTTTACTATTCAAGTCTCCCCTGAAGACTGTACCGGCTGCGGCATCTGCGTCGAAGTTTGTCCCGCCAAAAACAAATCCATGCCATCCCTGAAAGCGATTAACATGGAACCGCAAATTCCTCTGCGTGAACCCGAACGGGAAAACTGGGAATTCTTCATGAACTTACCCAACCCCGATCGCCGCACATTGCATCTCGATCGCATTCGTCAGCAACAACTCCAAGAACCCCTGTTTGAGTTCTCCGGGGCTTGTGCCGGATGTGGCGAAACTCCGTATCTGAAGTTAGTCTCTCAACTGTTTGGCGATCGCAGCGTCATCGCCAACGCCACCGGCTGTTCCTCCATCTATGGCGGCAACCTCCCCACCACCCCCTGGGCGCAAAACGCCGAAGGACGGGGACCCGCATGGTCCAACTCCCTATTTGAAGATAACGCCGAATTCGGCCTAGGATTCCGGGTTTCCATCGATAAACAAGCCCAATTCGCCGGCGAATTAGTCCAAAAACTCAGCAGTGAGATTGGGGATAACCTGGTTACCGGCATTCTCAACGCCACCCAGAAAAACGAAGCCGACATCTGGGAACAACGCGATCGCGTCGCAGCCCTCAAAGAAAAATTACAAGGGATGAACTCCCCAGATGCCAAGCAACTCGCCAGCCTAGCCGATTACCTCGTCAAAAAAGATGTGTGGATTATCGGCGGTGACGGTTGGGCGTATGACATCGGCTACGGTGGTTTAGATCACGTCATCGCCTCGGGACGAAACGTCAATATCCTTGTCCTAGATACAGAAGTCTACTCCAACACCGGAGGACAAGCCTCCAAAGCCACCCCCCGAGGGGCCGTTGCCAAATTCGCCGCCGGTGGTAAACCTGCTGCTAAGAAAGACTTGGGCTTAATTGCCATGACTTACGGGAATGTATATGTTGCCAGCGTCGCAATGGGGGCGCGAGACGAACATACCCTAAAAGTCTTCCTAGAAGCCGAAGCGTATGACGGACCGTCCTTAATTATCGCTTATTCTCACTGTATCGCCCACGGCATCAACATGACAACGGCGATGAATCACCAGAAAGAAATGGTAGAAGCGGGGCGGTGGTTGTTGTATCGCTATAACCCGGATTTGGTGGAACAAGGGAAAAATCCGTTGCAATTGGATATGCGATCGCCCAAGAAAGGGGTGGAATATTCGATGTACAACGAGAACCGATTCAAGATGTTGACCAAAACCAAACCCGCTGATGCCAAGCGGTTATTGGCAGAAGCACAAAACGACATCAACACCCGTTGGCAGATGTATGAATATCTTGCTTCCCGTCATCTTGAAACTCACAATGGGGAGGCTGCTGTAGCGCCCGCCGCCCCCGCCGCCCCCGCAGGCTAA
- a CDS encoding SpoIIE family protein phosphatase: MDSFLDIFDLSLNKKGEELCGDRVRFRKTPDKTTIVLSDGLGSGVKANILATLTTEILISMLNEDVPLEEVIKTVIGTLPICQVRKIAYATFTILQIDNHTDLFKVINFDNPPPLYFDQGKLVKLEGKTEKILEKKITVYEGRLKEGDFLGCMSDGVLYAGLGVALNFGWGWDNVAQYIEGLFLTQTRNARRIVQKTIAETHSLYGGKIGDDATFVGVYVRQRNPLMIFTGPPLDNSHDQQYVERLLTFEGRKVVCGGTTGNIVAKYLGETIEMDISTMRRDLPPIGKLSAIDLVTEGILTLSKCLEVLKNCNCDITRLPSDQNGSVLLAKEILQADSILFMVGQKINEFYQNPLLPKNISIRRSLVEEVVKFLRDKQKEVTLEYC; encoded by the coding sequence ATGGATAGTTTCTTAGATATCTTTGATTTAAGTTTAAATAAAAAAGGGGAAGAACTCTGTGGCGATCGCGTCCGGTTTCGCAAGACTCCAGATAAAACCACCATTGTCCTTTCCGATGGATTAGGCAGTGGGGTGAAAGCGAATATTCTGGCGACCCTCACCACGGAAATTCTCATTTCTATGCTGAATGAGGATGTCCCCTTAGAGGAAGTAATTAAAACCGTTATCGGGACTTTACCGATTTGTCAAGTTAGAAAGATTGCCTACGCTACCTTTACCATTTTACAAATCGATAACCATACGGACCTGTTTAAAGTTATCAATTTTGACAATCCGCCTCCCTTGTATTTTGACCAAGGCAAACTGGTGAAGTTAGAGGGGAAAACCGAGAAGATTTTAGAGAAAAAAATTACCGTTTATGAAGGACGTCTCAAAGAAGGAGATTTTTTAGGTTGTATGAGTGATGGCGTCCTCTATGCCGGTTTAGGGGTGGCCTTAAATTTTGGGTGGGGATGGGATAATGTTGCCCAATATATTGAAGGACTCTTTCTGACTCAGACCCGAAATGCTAGACGGATTGTCCAAAAAACCATCGCTGAAACCCATTCGCTTTATGGAGGAAAAATAGGGGATGATGCTACCTTTGTTGGGGTGTATGTTCGCCAACGTAATCCGTTAATGATTTTCACGGGTCCTCCTTTAGATAATAGTCATGACCAGCAGTATGTGGAACGCTTGTTAACCTTTGAAGGGCGAAAAGTGGTCTGTGGGGGAACGACGGGAAATATTGTTGCCAAATATCTGGGAGAAACCATTGAAATGGATATTTCAACCATGCGGCGGGATTTGCCACCCATTGGTAAATTAAGTGCAATTGATTTAGTCACAGAAGGGATTTTAACTTTGTCCAAATGTCTGGAAGTTTTGAAAAATTGCAACTGTGATATTACCCGCTTACCCTCAGACCAAAATGGATCCGTGTTGTTAGCAAAAGAAATTTTACAAGCAGACTCTATTTTATTTATGGTAGGCCAAAAAATTAATGAATTTTATCAAAATCCCTTGCTGCCGAAAAATATTTCAATTCGCCGCAGTTTAGTGGAGGAAGTGGTTAAATTTTTAAGAGACAAACAGAAAGAAGTTACGTTAGAATATTGTTAG
- a CDS encoding hydrogenase maturation protease — protein sequence MLSIQQESPAILAIGYGNDLRRDDGVGQRVAEEVASWGLPKVRSLSQHQLTPELAEPLSEVDLAIFIDAYPATEEQGLQVVKLDGDDSMSPQSLGHSSDPSSLLILAKTLYGKSPQGWLVAIPGMDFEFGETFSAMTEQGMAEALVAIAELIETGVKDGGELGDGGELGDGGELGNGGDGEEYR from the coding sequence ATGCTGTCAATCCAACAGGAGTCCCCGGCAATTCTGGCGATCGGATATGGAAATGACCTGCGTCGCGATGACGGCGTAGGACAACGGGTGGCGGAGGAAGTGGCATCGTGGGGATTACCCAAGGTGCGATCGCTGTCTCAACACCAACTCACCCCAGAATTGGCCGAACCTCTGTCTGAGGTAGATTTGGCCATCTTTATCGATGCCTATCCTGCCACGGAGGAACAAGGACTACAAGTGGTCAAACTCGACGGCGATGATTCCATGTCTCCTCAGAGTTTAGGTCATAGTAGCGACCCGTCCTCCCTGCTGATTCTCGCTAAAACCCTCTATGGCAAGTCTCCTCAAGGGTGGTTAGTGGCAATTCCAGGGATGGATTTCGAGTTTGGGGAGACGTTTTCTGCGATGACGGAACAAGGAATGGCAGAGGCATTAGTGGCGATCGCGGAGTTGATTGAAACTGGGGTGAAAGATGGGGGAGAATTGGGAGATGGGGGAGAATTGGGAGATGGGGGAGAATTGGGAAATGGGGGAGATGGGGAGGAGTATAGATAA
- the hypF gene encoding carbamoyltransferase HypF, whose product MNLLLKSPIVMHNLTRLSITVRGAVQGVGFRPFIYRLATELQLNGWVNNSAEGVFIEVEGSREQLETFLLRLEREKPAISFIQSLESTWLEPVGFTEFEIRPSVAGKKTAVVLPDIATCPDCLQEIFDFQNRRYGYPFTNCTNCGPRYTIIRGLPYDRANTSMQGFQMCPDCQAEYDNPLNRRFHAQPNACPNCGPQVEFWTGLDTVLARGDRALETAISLINLGQILAVKGLGGFHLIVDAGNSAAVRHLRHCKRREEKPFAVMYPSLEQVRQDCQVTAIEERLLRSPECPIVLLRRLSDSDTNIAPEVAPDNPYLGVMLPYTPLHHLLLAGLGKPVVATSGNLSDEPICIDEQEAGDCLKDIADGFLVHNRPIVRAVDDSVVRVVAGREMVMRRARGYAPLPISLKVTADSPPSPPPILAVGAHLKSAVAIGVFPQIFVSQHLGDLETPQAFQAFQEATASLQQLYEATPQVVARDAHPNYRSTRFAEGLELPQMEVQHHYAHVLSCMAENQLLEETVLGVAWDGTGYGLDGTIWGGEFLRVSPTSWDRVAHFRTFPLLGGDKAVKEPRRVALGLLYEVLGSRLFTPQMSQQCQHILQAFTPLELTLLRSMLEKQINTPITSSVGRLFDGVAAIAGLKSQISFEGQAATALEFALEGWTTQESYPLPIQTGDGVAIADWEPTILAILRDVGSRVPIGIISAKFHNTLVESILTVAQWIGEERIVITGGCFQNAYLTERVIRQLKLKGFRPYWHQRIPPNDGGIALGQVVAAYRNLNQE is encoded by the coding sequence ATGAATTTATTATTGAAGTCTCCTATTGTTATGCATAACTTAACTCGCCTCTCCATCACTGTTCGGGGGGCGGTACAGGGGGTGGGATTTCGTCCTTTTATTTATCGACTCGCTACCGAACTGCAACTGAACGGATGGGTGAATAATTCTGCCGAGGGAGTGTTTATTGAAGTAGAAGGGTCACGGGAACAATTAGAAACTTTCTTACTGCGATTGGAACGGGAAAAACCGGCAATTTCCTTTATTCAATCCCTGGAATCCACTTGGTTAGAACCTGTGGGGTTTACGGAGTTTGAAATTCGTCCCAGTGTGGCGGGGAAAAAAACTGCGGTGGTGTTGCCGGATATTGCCACTTGTCCTGATTGTTTACAGGAGATTTTTGATTTCCAAAATCGTCGCTATGGTTATCCCTTTACCAATTGCACCAACTGCGGTCCTCGTTATACGATTATTCGGGGATTACCTTACGATCGCGCCAATACTTCGATGCAGGGATTTCAAATGTGTCCCGACTGTCAGGCAGAATATGACAATCCCTTAAATCGGCGGTTTCACGCCCAACCGAATGCTTGTCCCAACTGTGGTCCGCAGGTGGAATTTTGGACGGGGTTGGACACGGTGTTGGCAAGAGGCGATCGCGCTTTAGAAACAGCAATTTCTCTAATAAATCTGGGTCAAATTTTGGCCGTTAAGGGATTGGGGGGATTTCATCTAATTGTAGATGCGGGAAACTCGGCAGCAGTTCGTCATTTGCGCCACTGTAAGCGGCGGGAAGAAAAACCCTTTGCGGTGATGTATCCCTCCTTGGAACAAGTTCGCCAAGATTGTCAGGTGACGGCGATTGAAGAGAGACTGTTGCGATCGCCGGAATGTCCGATTGTATTATTGCGGCGGTTGTCGGACTCGGATACAAATATCGCCCCAGAAGTGGCCCCGGATAATCCCTATTTGGGGGTGATGTTGCCGTACACACCCTTACATCATCTGCTGTTGGCAGGGTTGGGGAAACCTGTGGTGGCGACGAGTGGCAATCTCTCGGATGAACCAATTTGTATCGATGAACAGGAAGCGGGCGATTGCCTCAAAGACATTGCCGATGGGTTTTTGGTCCACAATCGCCCCATTGTTCGGGCGGTGGATGACTCGGTGGTGAGAGTAGTGGCAGGGCGAGAAATGGTGATGCGACGGGCCCGAGGGTATGCGCCTTTGCCCATTTCCCTGAAGGTGACTGCGGATTCTCCCCCCTCTCCTCCGCCCATTTTAGCGGTGGGTGCTCATTTGAAAAGTGCAGTCGCCATTGGGGTATTCCCCCAAATTTTTGTGAGTCAGCATCTTGGAGATTTAGAGACACCTCAAGCATTTCAGGCATTTCAGGAGGCAACTGCCAGTTTACAGCAACTATATGAAGCAACTCCGCAAGTTGTCGCCCGAGATGCCCATCCCAACTATCGTTCTACCCGCTTTGCTGAGGGATTAGAGTTGCCACAAATGGAGGTTCAGCATCATTATGCCCATGTTCTCTCTTGTATGGCGGAAAATCAACTGTTAGAGGAAACAGTTCTGGGAGTCGCCTGGGATGGGACAGGATATGGATTGGATGGGACAATTTGGGGCGGTGAGTTTCTGCGGGTTTCTCCGACATCCTGGGACCGAGTGGCCCATTTTCGCACTTTTCCCCTGTTGGGAGGGGACAAGGCGGTGAAGGAACCTCGCCGGGTGGCGTTGGGGTTGTTATATGAAGTGTTGGGCAGTCGCTTGTTTACCCCACAGATGAGTCAACAGTGTCAACATATCTTACAAGCGTTTACCCCGTTGGAGTTGACCCTGCTGCGATCGATGTTAGAGAAACAGATTAATACTCCGATTACCTCTAGTGTGGGCCGGTTGTTTGATGGGGTGGCAGCGATCGCCGGGTTGAAATCTCAGATTAGTTTTGAAGGACAAGCGGCGACTGCCTTGGAATTTGCCCTAGAAGGTTGGACAACCCAGGAGAGTTATCCGTTACCCATTCAGACGGGGGACGGGGTGGCGATCGCCGATTGGGAACCGACAATTTTAGCAATCTTAAGAGATGTAGGCAGTCGCGTCCCGATTGGGATAATTTCTGCTAAATTTCATAATACCTTAGTAGAATCTATCCTCACGGTTGCCCAATGGATCGGCGAGGAACGAATTGTCATCACTGGCGGTTGTTTTCAAAATGCCTATTTAACGGAACGGGTGATTCGTCAGTTAAAATTAAAGGGGTTCCGTCCTTACTGGCATCAACGGATCCCGCCCAATGATGGGGGCATTGCCCTGGGGCAAGTGGTTGCCGCCTATCGAAATCTGAATCAGGAGTAA